The following are encoded together in the Flavobacterium haoranii genome:
- a CDS encoding 3'-5' exonuclease → MELKLNRPICFFDLETTGIDVAKDRIVEISILKVFPNGNKESKTWLVNPTIPIPAFATAVHGITNEKVANEPTFAELAPHVYNMIKDSDLAGFNSDRFDIPLLAEELLRAEVDFDMKNRVTVDVQTIFHKKEERTLSAAYRFYCNESLENAHSAEADTNATYEILKAQLDRYEDLENDMKKLSEFTTRKKSVDFAGFIALNEDGQEIFTFGKHKGALVDEVLDKEPGYFGWIQNADFPLYTKKVLTGIKLRKLNTKL, encoded by the coding sequence ATGGAATTAAAATTAAACCGACCAATTTGCTTTTTCGATTTAGAAACTACAGGAATTGATGTAGCTAAAGATAGAATTGTAGAAATTTCAATTTTAAAAGTATTTCCAAACGGAAACAAAGAAAGTAAAACGTGGTTAGTAAATCCAACCATTCCTATTCCTGCTTTTGCAACTGCAGTGCACGGAATTACAAATGAAAAAGTAGCAAACGAACCAACATTTGCTGAATTAGCGCCTCATGTTTATAATATGATAAAAGATTCTGATTTGGCTGGTTTTAATTCGGATAGATTTGACATTCCTTTATTGGCAGAAGAGTTATTACGTGCTGAGGTTGATTTTGATATGAAAAATAGAGTAACTGTTGATGTGCAAACTATTTTTCACAAAAAAGAAGAACGAACTTTAAGTGCAGCATATCGTTTTTATTGTAACGAAAGTCTAGAAAATGCCCATAGTGCAGAAGCTGATACCAATGCTACTTACGAGATTTTAAAAGCACAATTGGATCGTTATGAAGATTTAGAAAACGATATGAAAAAACTTTCTGAATTCACCACTCGTAAAAAGTCGGTAGATTTTGCTGGATTTATTGCTTTAAATGAAGATGGACAAGAAATTTTTACTTTTGGTAAGCATAAAGGAGCATTAGTTGATGAAGTTTTAGATAAAGAACCGGGTTATTTCGGTTGGATTCAAAATGCTGATTTCCCTTTATATACTAAGAAAGTTTTAACAGGAATTAAGTTAAGAAAGTTAAATACGAAGTTATAA
- a CDS encoding dihydrolipoamide acetyltransferase family protein, whose product MAKFELKLPKMGESVAEATVTNWLKKVGDKIEQDEAVLEIATDKVDSEVPSEVSGTLVEILFNVDDVVQVGQTIAIIETEGGAVAVAQVESNDVTSSGVEKQVAEVTKAVEAAKETVTAPDFSNSDKFYSPLVKNIAKEEGISIAELDGINGTGKDGRVTKEDILGYIKTRGSQTSVQSQSSVASTQSVVETKTTSNVKPETTSVPTSVNGEDEIVEMDRMRKLISKYMVESKQTSAHVQSFIEVDVTNIVKWRDKVKNSFEKREGEKLTFTPIFMEVVAKALKDFPGMNIQVDGEYIIKKKNINLGMAAALPNGNLIVPVIKNADQLNLVGMAKQVNDLANRARTGKLKPDDTQGGTYTVTNVGTFGSVFGTPIINQPQVGILALGAIRKVPAVIETPEGDFIGIRQKMFLSHSYDHRVVDGALGGSFVKRVADYLEAWDINREV is encoded by the coding sequence ATGGCAAAGTTCGAATTAAAATTACCTAAAATGGGTGAGAGTGTAGCGGAAGCTACGGTTACTAACTGGTTGAAGAAAGTTGGTGATAAAATTGAACAAGATGAAGCAGTTCTTGAAATTGCTACCGATAAAGTAGACAGTGAAGTTCCAAGTGAAGTTTCGGGGACTTTAGTTGAAATTTTATTTAATGTTGATGATGTTGTTCAAGTTGGACAAACTATTGCTATTATTGAAACTGAAGGTGGTGCTGTTGCAGTTGCTCAAGTTGAATCAAATGATGTCACTTCGAGCGGAGTCGAGAAGCAAGTAGCTGAGGTTACTAAAGCAGTTGAAGCTGCGAAGGAAACTGTTACTGCTCCAGATTTTTCAAATTCAGATAAATTCTATTCTCCATTAGTAAAAAACATTGCTAAAGAAGAAGGAATTTCTATCGCTGAATTAGATGGAATTAACGGAACAGGAAAAGATGGAAGAGTAACTAAAGAAGATATTTTAGGATATATTAAAACTAGAGGAAGTCAAACTAGTGTTCAGTCTCAGTCGTCAGTTGCAAGTACTCAATCTGTAGTTGAAACTAAAACAACTTCAAACGTGAAACCTGAAACAACTTCAGTTCCAACATCTGTTAATGGAGAAGATGAAATCGTGGAAATGGACAGAATGCGTAAGTTGATTTCTAAGTATATGGTGGAGTCTAAACAAACTTCTGCTCACGTACAATCTTTCATCGAAGTTGATGTTACAAATATTGTAAAATGGAGAGATAAGGTTAAGAACTCTTTCGAAAAACGTGAAGGTGAAAAATTAACGTTTACACCAATTTTCATGGAAGTTGTGGCAAAAGCGTTAAAAGATTTCCCTGGAATGAACATTCAAGTTGATGGTGAATACATCATCAAAAAGAAAAATATTAATTTAGGTATGGCTGCTGCTTTACCAAACGGAAACTTAATTGTTCCAGTAATTAAAAATGCAGACCAATTAAACTTAGTTGGTATGGCTAAACAAGTGAATGATTTAGCTAATCGTGCAAGAACTGGAAAATTAAAACCAGACGATACACAAGGTGGAACTTACACGGTAACGAATGTAGGTACTTTTGGTTCTGTTTTCGGAACGCCAATTATCAACCAACCACAAGTAGGTATTTTAGCTTTAGGTGCTATTCGTAAAGTTCCTGCGGTAATCGAAACTCCAGAAGGTGATTTCATCGGAATCCGTCAAAAAATGTTCTTATCACACTCTTACGATCATAGAGTTGTGGATGGAGCTTTAGGAGGAAGCTTCGTAAAACGAGTGGCTGATTATTTAGAAGCTTGGGATATTAATAGAGAAGTTTAA
- a CDS encoding glycosyltransferase family 2 protein: MQLSVIILNYNVRYFLEQCVYSVQKALQGIDGEIIVVDNASSDDSCQMIKEKFSNVTLIENKDNLGFPKGNNIGVAKAKGEYICILNPDTVVAEDTFSKILDFVNRLRQAQSDKRQSKVELVETDFGIIGCKLIDGSGKFLPECKRGVPTPWVAFTKIFGLYKLFPKSSWFNRYYAMHLTEYQSGEVDILVGAFMFMQRDLYLKVGGFDENCFMYSDDIDLSYLVKKAGYSNQYFADTTVIHYKGESTVRDGLYMKRFREAMQFFYKKHFKKSWFFDVMMQMGSFAFSLVKRNQQKNIKPNIDKFFVFSDKKIKLKTDKSVEYLTDLNQFQVEENKHVEIIFDIDFLDFKEVIFFMDKYKDRNISFKNYISKSNYLIGSYNSNDKGEVLQLESDLL; encoded by the coding sequence ATGCAATTATCAGTAATCATCCTTAATTATAATGTTCGCTATTTCTTAGAACAGTGTGTTTACAGCGTTCAAAAAGCGTTGCAAGGCATAGATGGCGAAATTATTGTGGTTGATAATGCTTCTTCTGATGATAGTTGTCAAATGATTAAGGAAAAATTTTCAAATGTTACTTTAATTGAAAATAAAGATAATTTAGGTTTTCCAAAAGGAAATAATATTGGTGTAGCTAAAGCTAAAGGCGAATACATTTGTATTTTAAATCCTGATACAGTAGTTGCTGAAGATACTTTTTCTAAAATACTAGACTTTGTTAATCGACTTCGACAAGCTCAGTCTGACAAAAGACAAAGTAAGGTTGAGCTTGTCGAAACCGACTTTGGTATAATAGGTTGTAAACTAATTGACGGTTCAGGAAAATTTCTTCCTGAATGTAAAAGAGGAGTGCCAACACCTTGGGTAGCATTTACTAAGATTTTTGGATTGTATAAGTTGTTTCCAAAATCAAGTTGGTTTAACCGATATTATGCCATGCATTTAACGGAATATCAATCAGGAGAAGTCGATATCTTGGTTGGCGCTTTTATGTTTATGCAACGCGATTTGTATTTAAAAGTTGGCGGATTTGATGAAAACTGTTTCATGTATTCTGATGATATTGATTTGAGTTATTTGGTTAAAAAAGCGGGTTATTCCAATCAATATTTTGCAGATACAACGGTGATACATTATAAAGGAGAAAGCACAGTAAGAGACGGATTGTATATGAAACGCTTTCGCGAAGCCATGCAATTTTTCTACAAAAAGCACTTTAAAAAATCGTGGTTTTTTGATGTCATGATGCAAATGGGAAGTTTTGCTTTTAGTTTAGTTAAGCGAAACCAACAAAAAAACATAAAACCAAATATTGATAAATTTTTTGTTTTTTCCGATAAAAAAATAAAGCTAAAAACGGATAAATCTGTTGAATATTTAACCGATTTAAATCAATTTCAAGTTGAAGAAAATAAGCATGTTGAAATCATCTTTGATATTGATTTTCTGGACTTTAAAGAAGTGATTTTCTTCATGGATAAATATAAAGACAGAAACATTAGTTTTAAAAACTATATCTCAAAATCCAATTATCTAATAGGAAGTTATAATTCTAATGATAAAGGAGAAGTATTACAATTAGAATCCGACCTACTATAA
- a CDS encoding Kelch repeat-containing protein, whose translation MKRIFLFLIFSNILFGQEKLVFDNINIQTGIDYQNENYLVFDNSEFYYFKDFNSNTWNKKDILYNQIPTSKDFPYNFFHIKNKNYFVYKGCGTVYEFKNDSILRIDNSFEHKSQFNASTFIYHDEIYYFGGYGLFTFKNILTKYDFKTREWELVKYSDHNNIPEPRSHALTYLIDDDLYVIGGFTENYETNLTTTTNKALNDIWKLNLTTKKWTFLGNLKNKNFHIIEKLGYLASKNNLFFDNGKLYQIDFKNEILKSTEPKGKYTFSLLEQYNSKRNEIFYVLSNSDESNRKYEIIVENFDDYKSDFINEEDLFESNNSTQNILLVLVVLSISLVIFYFLKKKSKPQHENKIILKDSNFYFKDKAISNLLSEENELLYFFFKHKHQALPMNEVVDFFSKNDATPYNTLTKKKDLVLSGLKQKLAFILEVEEDDLFIIQKNTEDKRIKEIQLNPRYF comes from the coding sequence ATGAAAAGGATTTTTCTATTCTTAATATTTTCAAATATTCTATTTGGTCAGGAAAAATTAGTTTTTGACAACATAAACATTCAAACTGGAATTGATTATCAAAATGAAAATTATTTAGTTTTTGATAATTCTGAATTTTATTACTTCAAAGATTTTAACTCTAATACTTGGAATAAAAAAGATATACTTTATAATCAAATTCCGACTTCAAAAGACTTTCCATATAATTTTTTTCACATAAAAAACAAAAACTATTTTGTTTACAAAGGTTGCGGAACTGTTTATGAATTCAAGAATGATTCCATATTAAGAATTGATAATTCATTTGAACACAAAAGTCAATTTAACGCATCCACTTTCATTTACCATGATGAAATTTATTATTTCGGTGGATATGGTTTGTTCACTTTTAAAAATATTTTAACCAAATACGATTTTAAAACTCGCGAATGGGAATTAGTAAAGTATAGTGACCATAACAACATTCCTGAGCCAAGAAGCCATGCTTTAACTTATTTAATTGATGATGATTTATATGTAATTGGTGGATTTACTGAAAATTACGAAACTAATTTAACCACGACAACCAATAAAGCTTTAAATGATATTTGGAAATTAAACCTTACAACTAAAAAATGGACATTTTTAGGAAATTTGAAAAATAAAAATTTTCACATAATTGAAAAACTAGGCTACTTAGCTTCTAAAAATAATTTGTTTTTTGACAATGGAAAATTATATCAGATAGATTTTAAAAACGAGATTTTAAAATCTACTGAACCAAAGGGTAAATATACCTTTTCTTTATTAGAACAATACAACTCTAAAAGAAACGAAATATTTTATGTTTTAAGTAATTCTGATGAAAGTAACAGAAAGTATGAGATTATTGTAGAAAACTTTGATGACTATAAAAGTGATTTTATTAATGAAGAAGATTTATTTGAATCGAATAATTCAACACAAAATATACTTTTAGTTTTAGTTGTTTTATCTATTTCATTAGTAATTTTCTATTTCTTGAAAAAGAAAAGCAAACCTCAACATGAGAACAAAATCATTTTAAAAGATTCTAACTTTTATTTTAAAGATAAGGCAATAAGTAATTTATTGAGTGAAGAAAATGAGCTATTGTATTTTTTCTTCAAGCATAAACACCAAGCTTTACCAATGAATGAAGTCGTCGATTTCTTTTCTAAAAATGACGCTACACCTTATAACACTTTGACTAAGAAAAAAGATTTGGTTTTAAGCGGACTCAAACAAAAGTTAGCTTTTATTTTAGAAGTTGAGGAAGACGATTTATTTATAATTCAAAAAAACACCGAAGACAAACGTATTAAAGAAATACAGCTAAATCCTCGGTATTTTTGA
- a CDS encoding ABC-F family ATP-binding cassette domain-containing protein — protein MNFLSVENISKAYGERVLFENISFGINKDQKIAFIAKNGSGKTTIMNMLAGLDEPDSGQVIVRKDIKMAFLSQTDNLQPELTIEESIFASDNDTLKVIEQYEKALENPEDEEAYQKAFDNMDRHNAWDFETQYKQILFKLKLDDLKLKVKNLSGGQKKRLSLAIILINKPDFLILDEPTNHLDLEMIEWLEDYFAKENLTLFIVTHDRFFLERVCNEILELENGKLYQYKGNYSYYLEKKEERVISENASIDKAKNLFVKELEWMRRQPKARTTKSKSRQDDFYVIKEKAMSRRKENVVELEINMERMGSKIIELAKINKSFQDRVIMKDFNYSFQRGERVGIIGKNGTGKSTFLNIITGSIQPDSGKVIVGDTMKIGYYTQSGINPKPQQKVIDIIKEYGEYIPLTKGKIISASQLLERFLFDAKKQYDYVEKLSGGELKRLYLCTVLIQNPNFLILDEPTNDLDIVTLNVLENFLLDYPGCLLVVSHDRYFMDKIVDHLFVFRGQGEIEDFPGNYSDFRTYEDSAEPVKAEKVESANAKSWKEKQVKSGLTFNEQKEFQKIEREIKDLEQKKKDIEAEFAQGKVTDDKIETKANELQKIIQSLEEKEERWFDLSAKMEE, from the coding sequence ATGAATTTCCTTTCAGTCGAAAATATATCAAAAGCTTACGGCGAACGCGTTTTGTTTGAAAACATTTCATTTGGTATTAACAAAGACCAAAAAATTGCTTTTATTGCTAAAAATGGTTCCGGAAAAACAACCATTATGAACATGTTAGCAGGTTTGGACGAACCCGATAGCGGTCAGGTTATTGTTCGTAAAGACATTAAAATGGCATTTTTATCGCAAACTGATAATTTACAACCCGAACTAACCATTGAAGAAAGTATTTTCGCTAGTGATAACGATACTCTGAAAGTAATCGAACAATACGAAAAAGCACTTGAAAATCCTGAAGATGAAGAAGCTTATCAAAAAGCGTTTGATAATATGGACCGTCACAATGCTTGGGATTTTGAAACACAGTACAAGCAAATTTTGTTCAAATTGAAATTGGACGATTTAAAACTGAAAGTTAAAAACCTTTCGGGTGGACAAAAAAAGCGATTGTCATTAGCTATTATCTTAATCAACAAACCCGATTTTTTAATCTTAGATGAACCAACCAACCATTTAGATTTAGAAATGATTGAATGGTTAGAAGATTATTTTGCCAAAGAAAATTTAACCTTATTCATCGTAACACACGATCGTTTCTTTTTAGAACGTGTTTGTAACGAAATTTTAGAATTAGAAAACGGAAAATTATACCAATACAAAGGCAACTATTCTTATTATTTAGAGAAAAAAGAAGAACGAGTAATTTCTGAAAATGCAAGCATTGACAAAGCCAAAAACTTATTTGTCAAAGAATTAGAATGGATGCGTCGCCAACCCAAAGCGCGTACTACAAAATCAAAATCGCGTCAAGATGATTTTTACGTGATTAAAGAAAAAGCCATGAGTCGCCGTAAGGAAAATGTGGTGGAACTGGAAATTAACATGGAACGAATGGGAAGCAAGATTATTGAATTGGCAAAAATCAATAAAAGTTTCCAGGACAGAGTGATTATGAAAGATTTCAATTACTCGTTTCAACGTGGCGAACGCGTGGGCATCATTGGTAAAAACGGAACCGGAAAATCTACTTTTTTAAATATTATTACTGGAAGCATTCAACCTGATTCTGGAAAAGTAATCGTGGGTGACACGATGAAAATTGGGTATTACACTCAAAGTGGAATCAACCCGAAACCGCAACAAAAAGTAATCGACATTATTAAAGAGTATGGCGAATATATTCCGTTGACCAAAGGAAAAATCATTTCGGCTTCACAATTGTTGGAACGCTTTTTATTTGATGCCAAAAAACAATACGATTACGTTGAAAAACTAAGCGGTGGCGAACTGAAACGTTTGTATTTATGTACTGTTTTAATTCAAAATCCAAATTTCTTGATTCTCGATGAGCCAACAAATGATTTGGATATTGTGACTTTAAATGTATTGGAAAACTTCTTATTGGATTATCCCGGATGTTTGTTAGTGGTAAGTCACGATCGTTATTTTATGGATAAAATCGTGGATCACTTATTTGTCTTCCGTGGTCAAGGCGAAATTGAAGATTTCCCTGGAAACTACTCGGATTTCAGAACGTATGAAGATTCAGCAGAACCTGTTAAAGCGGAAAAAGTGGAATCAGCTAATGCAAAATCTTGGAAAGAAAAACAAGTAAAATCTGGTTTAACTTTTAACGAACAAAAGGAGTTTCAAAAAATTGAACGCGAAATCAAAGATTTAGAACAAAAGAAAAAAGATATTGAAGCTGAATTTGCTCAAGGCAAAGTCACTGATGACAAGATTGAAACAAAAGCCAACGAATTGCAAAAAATCATTCAATCGTTAGAAGAAAAAGAAGAACGTTGGTTTGATTTAAGTGCGAAAATGGAAGAGTAA
- a CDS encoding O-methyltransferase: MLQIAKAYIKFFFRAKNEHGVHSPFVFDLVTKCFYDKTNYPEYEVLKNYRNSLLNNKNTIEVTDFGAGSRVFKSNTREIAAIAKNAGISVKNAELLFRIVRYFQPEKILEIGTSLGLATSALSLGNKNSKIITLEGCPSTSQKSKEESQKFGFNNIEFINTEFSTYLNNFKQQTINNKQQIFDLVYFDGNHSKKATLEYFKLLLPTVTNDSVWIFDDIHWSQDMEEAWEEIKNHPQVTVTIDTFQWGIVFFRKEQKKEHFTIHSRKNLSSLIFQKIKIKM; this comes from the coding sequence ATGTTACAAATAGCAAAAGCTTACATAAAATTCTTTTTTAGAGCCAAAAACGAACATGGTGTGCATTCGCCATTTGTGTTTGATTTGGTTACCAAATGCTTTTACGACAAAACCAATTATCCCGAATATGAAGTTTTAAAAAACTATAGAAATTCGCTTTTAAACAATAAGAACACGATTGAAGTAACTGATTTTGGCGCAGGTTCACGAGTTTTCAAATCGAATACGCGAGAAATTGCTGCTATTGCCAAAAACGCTGGAATTTCAGTTAAAAACGCCGAACTGTTATTCCGAATCGTTCGTTACTTTCAACCTGAAAAAATCCTGGAAATAGGAACTTCGTTAGGATTAGCGACTTCAGCTCTTTCTTTAGGAAACAAAAATTCAAAAATCATAACATTAGAAGGTTGTCCTTCCACAAGTCAAAAGTCAAAAGAAGAAAGTCAAAAGTTTGGATTTAATAATATTGAATTCATTAACACTGAATTTTCAACATATTTAAACAACTTTAAACAACAAACAATAAACAATAAACAACAAATCTTCGATTTGGTATATTTCGACGGCAATCATTCTAAAAAGGCGACCTTAGAATATTTCAAATTACTGTTACCTACTGTTACCAATGATTCCGTTTGGATTTTTGACGATATTCATTGGTCACAAGACATGGAAGAAGCTTGGGAGGAAATTAAAAACCATCCACAAGTAACGGTTACTATTGATACTTTTCAGTGGGGAATTGTTTTCTTTAGAAAAGAACAAAAAAAAGAACATTTTACTATACATTCAAGGAAAAATCTATCTTCATTAATTTTTCAAAAAATTAAAATTAAGATGTAA
- a CDS encoding ABC transporter ATP-binding protein, translating to MSKPIIEIKGITRDFPLGEEIVHVLKGIDLTINKGEYVALMGPSGSGKSTLMNILGCLDTPTSGSYVLNGKHVSEMHDDELAEIRNKEIGFVFQTFNLMPRTTALDNVALPMVYAGINKEDRSNRATEVLTQVGLQDRMDHKPNQLSGGQRQRVAVARALVNHPAMILADEPTGNLDSKTSVEIMNLFDEIHANGNTVILVTHEEDIAAHAHRIIRLRDGMIETDVKNK from the coding sequence ATGTCAAAACCCATCATAGAAATTAAAGGAATTACAAGAGATTTCCCCTTAGGAGAAGAAATTGTTCATGTTTTAAAAGGAATCGATTTAACCATTAACAAAGGAGAATATGTTGCTTTAATGGGGCCTTCAGGTTCAGGAAAATCGACTTTAATGAATATTTTAGGTTGCTTAGACACCCCTACATCAGGTAGTTATGTACTAAACGGAAAACATGTAAGTGAAATGCATGACGATGAGCTAGCCGAAATTAGAAATAAAGAAATTGGTTTTGTTTTTCAAACATTTAATCTAATGCCAAGAACAACTGCTTTAGACAATGTTGCATTACCTATGGTTTATGCAGGAATAAATAAAGAAGATCGAAGTAATAGAGCTACAGAAGTTTTAACGCAAGTTGGACTTCAAGACCGTATGGATCACAAACCTAATCAATTATCTGGTGGACAACGTCAGCGTGTTGCAGTAGCACGTGCATTAGTCAATCATCCAGCAATGATTCTTGCCGATGAACCAACAGGAAACCTTGACAGTAAAACTTCTGTTGAAATTATGAATCTTTTTGATGAAATTCACGCTAACGGAAATACTGTAATTCTAGTAACTCACGAAGAAGATATTGCTGCTCACGCTCATCGCATTATTCGTTTACGAGATGGTATGATTGAAACTGATGTAAAAAACAAATAA